One genomic segment of Manis javanica isolate MJ-LG chromosome 7, MJ_LKY, whole genome shotgun sequence includes these proteins:
- the SFXN3 gene encoding sideroflexin-3 isoform X4 produces MGELPIGINIQEPRWDQSTFLGRARHFFTVTDPRNLLLSGSQLEASRNIVQNYRQLGTAYVSATTGAVATALGLKSLTKHLPTLVGRFVPFAAVAAANCINIPLMRQRELQVGIPVTDEEGQRLGHSVTAAKQGIFQVVVSRICMAIPAMAIPPLIMDTLEKKDFLKHRPWLGAPLQVGLVGFCLVFATPLCCALFPQRSSIHVSRLEPELRAQIHEQSPSTEVVYYNKGL; encoded by the exons ATGGGTGAGTTGCCCATAGGTATCAACATCCAGGAACCTCGCTGGGACCAAAGCACTTTCCTAGGCAGAGCCCGGCACTTCTTCACTGTTACTGACCCCCGCAATCTGCTGTTGTCTGGGTCACAGCTGGAAGCTTCCCGGAACATCGTGCAGAACTACAG GCAGCTGGGAACAGCTTACGTGAGTGCCACCACTGGGGCTGTGGCCACGGCCCTGGGACTCAAATCCCTCACCAAG CACCTGCCTACCCTGgttggcagatttgtgccctttGCAGCTGTGGCAGCTGCCAACTGCATCAACATCCCCCTGATGAGGCAGAG ggagCTGCAGGTAGGCATCCCAGTAACTGATGAGGAGGGTCAGAGGCTTGGCCACTCGGTGACTGCAGCCAAGCAGGGAATCTTCCAGGTGGTGGTATCAAGAATCTGCATGGCGATTCCTGCCATGG CCATCCCCCCCTTGATCATGGACACTCTAGAGAAGAAAGACTTCCTGAAG CACCGCCCCTGGCTGGGGGCACCCCTGCAGGTGGGACTGGTGGGCTTCTG cctggTATTTGCCACCCCCCTGTGCTGTGCCCTGTTTCCCCAGAGAAG CTCCATACATGTGAGCAGGCTGGAGCCAGAGCTGCGAGCTCAGATCCATGAGCAAAGCCCCAGCACTGAAGTGGTCTACTACAACAAGGGCCTCTGA
- the SFXN3 gene encoding sideroflexin-3 isoform X3, translating into MGELPIGINIQEPRWDQSTFLGRARHFFTVTDPRNLLLSGSQLEASRNIVQNYRGEGGPDWPHVSPGAHEHDHHRLHAHLLQAGPVLKTPTVVFWQWVNQSFNAVVNYSNRSGDAPITIGQLGTAYVSATTGAVATALGLKSLTKHLPTLVGRFVPFAAVAAANCINIPLMRQRELQVGIPVTDEEGQRLGHSVTAAKQGIFQVVVSRICMAIPAMAIPPLIMDTLEKKDFLKHRPWLGAPLQVGLVGFCLVFATPLCCALFPQRSSIHVSRLEPELRAQIHEQSPSTEVVYYNKGL; encoded by the exons ATGGGTGAGTTGCCCATAGGTATCAACATCCAGGAACCTCGCTGGGACCAAAGCACTTTCCTAGGCAGAGCCCGGCACTTCTTCACTGTTACTGACCCCCGCAATCTGCTGTTGTCTGGGTCACAGCTGGAAGCTTCCCGGAACATCGTGCAGAACTACAG GGGAGAAGGTGGTCCTGATTGGCCGCATGTCAGCCCAGGTGCCCATGAACATGACCATCACCGGCTGCATGCTCACCTTCTACAGGCAGGTCCTGTCCT GAAGACACCAACTGTGGTGTTCTGGCAGTGGGTGAACCAGTCCTTCAATGCTGTTGTTAACTACTCCAACCGCAGTGGTGACGCACCCATCACCATAGG GCAGCTGGGAACAGCTTACGTGAGTGCCACCACTGGGGCTGTGGCCACGGCCCTGGGACTCAAATCCCTCACCAAG CACCTGCCTACCCTGgttggcagatttgtgccctttGCAGCTGTGGCAGCTGCCAACTGCATCAACATCCCCCTGATGAGGCAGAG ggagCTGCAGGTAGGCATCCCAGTAACTGATGAGGAGGGTCAGAGGCTTGGCCACTCGGTGACTGCAGCCAAGCAGGGAATCTTCCAGGTGGTGGTATCAAGAATCTGCATGGCGATTCCTGCCATGG CCATCCCCCCCTTGATCATGGACACTCTAGAGAAGAAAGACTTCCTGAAG CACCGCCCCTGGCTGGGGGCACCCCTGCAGGTGGGACTGGTGGGCTTCTG cctggTATTTGCCACCCCCCTGTGCTGTGCCCTGTTTCCCCAGAGAAG CTCCATACATGTGAGCAGGCTGGAGCCAGAGCTGCGAGCTCAGATCCATGAGCAAAGCCCCAGCACTGAAGTGGTCTACTACAACAAGGGCCTCTGA
- the SFXN3 gene encoding sideroflexin-3 isoform X2, translating to MGELPIGINIQEPRWDQSTFLGRARHFFTVTDPRNLLLSGSQLEASRNIVQNYRAGVMMPGLTEDQLWRAKYVYDSAFHPDTGEKVVLIGRMSAQVPMNMTITGCMLTFYRQTPTVVFWQWVNQSFNAVVNYSNRSGDAPITIGQLGTAYVSATTGAVATALGLKSLTKHLPTLVGRFVPFAAVAAANCINIPLMRQRELQVGIPVTDEEGQRLGHSVTAAKQGIFQVVVSRICMAIPAMAIPPLIMDTLEKKDFLKHRPWLGAPLQVGLVGFCSIHVSRLEPELRAQIHEQSPSTEVVYYNKGL from the exons ATGGGTGAGTTGCCCATAGGTATCAACATCCAGGAACCTCGCTGGGACCAAAGCACTTTCCTAGGCAGAGCCCGGCACTTCTTCACTGTTACTGACCCCCGCAATCTGCTGTTGTCTGGGTCACAGCTGGAAGCTTCCCGGAACATCGTGCAGAACTACAG GGCTGGTGTGATGATGCCAGGGCTCACTGAAGACCAGCTGTGGAGGGCCAAGTATGTGTATGATTCTGCCTTCCATCCGGACACAGGGGAGAAGGTGGTCCTGATTGGCCGCATGTCAGCCCAGGTGCCCATGAACATGACCATCACCGGCTGCATGCTCACCTTCTACAGGCAG ACACCAACTGTGGTGTTCTGGCAGTGGGTGAACCAGTCCTTCAATGCTGTTGTTAACTACTCCAACCGCAGTGGTGACGCACCCATCACCATAGG GCAGCTGGGAACAGCTTACGTGAGTGCCACCACTGGGGCTGTGGCCACGGCCCTGGGACTCAAATCCCTCACCAAG CACCTGCCTACCCTGgttggcagatttgtgccctttGCAGCTGTGGCAGCTGCCAACTGCATCAACATCCCCCTGATGAGGCAGAG ggagCTGCAGGTAGGCATCCCAGTAACTGATGAGGAGGGTCAGAGGCTTGGCCACTCGGTGACTGCAGCCAAGCAGGGAATCTTCCAGGTGGTGGTATCAAGAATCTGCATGGCGATTCCTGCCATGG CCATCCCCCCCTTGATCATGGACACTCTAGAGAAGAAAGACTTCCTGAAG CACCGCCCCTGGCTGGGGGCACCCCTGCAGGTGGGACTGGTGGGCTTCTG CTCCATACATGTGAGCAGGCTGGAGCCAGAGCTGCGAGCTCAGATCCATGAGCAAAGCCCCAGCACTGAAGTGGTCTACTACAACAAGGGCCTCTGA
- the SFXN3 gene encoding sideroflexin-3 isoform X1, giving the protein MGELPIGINIQEPRWDQSTFLGRARHFFTVTDPRNLLLSGSQLEASRNIVQNYRAGVMMPGLTEDQLWRAKYVYDSAFHPDTGEKVVLIGRMSAQVPMNMTITGCMLTFYRQTPTVVFWQWVNQSFNAVVNYSNRSGDAPITIGQLGTAYVSATTGAVATALGLKSLTKHLPTLVGRFVPFAAVAAANCINIPLMRQRELQVGIPVTDEEGQRLGHSVTAAKQGIFQVVVSRICMAIPAMAIPPLIMDTLEKKDFLKHRPWLGAPLQVGLVGFCLVFATPLCCALFPQRSSIHVSRLEPELRAQIHEQSPSTEVVYYNKGL; this is encoded by the exons ATGGGTGAGTTGCCCATAGGTATCAACATCCAGGAACCTCGCTGGGACCAAAGCACTTTCCTAGGCAGAGCCCGGCACTTCTTCACTGTTACTGACCCCCGCAATCTGCTGTTGTCTGGGTCACAGCTGGAAGCTTCCCGGAACATCGTGCAGAACTACAG GGCTGGTGTGATGATGCCAGGGCTCACTGAAGACCAGCTGTGGAGGGCCAAGTATGTGTATGATTCTGCCTTCCATCCGGACACAGGGGAGAAGGTGGTCCTGATTGGCCGCATGTCAGCCCAGGTGCCCATGAACATGACCATCACCGGCTGCATGCTCACCTTCTACAGGCAG ACACCAACTGTGGTGTTCTGGCAGTGGGTGAACCAGTCCTTCAATGCTGTTGTTAACTACTCCAACCGCAGTGGTGACGCACCCATCACCATAGG GCAGCTGGGAACAGCTTACGTGAGTGCCACCACTGGGGCTGTGGCCACGGCCCTGGGACTCAAATCCCTCACCAAG CACCTGCCTACCCTGgttggcagatttgtgccctttGCAGCTGTGGCAGCTGCCAACTGCATCAACATCCCCCTGATGAGGCAGAG ggagCTGCAGGTAGGCATCCCAGTAACTGATGAGGAGGGTCAGAGGCTTGGCCACTCGGTGACTGCAGCCAAGCAGGGAATCTTCCAGGTGGTGGTATCAAGAATCTGCATGGCGATTCCTGCCATGG CCATCCCCCCCTTGATCATGGACACTCTAGAGAAGAAAGACTTCCTGAAG CACCGCCCCTGGCTGGGGGCACCCCTGCAGGTGGGACTGGTGGGCTTCTG cctggTATTTGCCACCCCCCTGTGCTGTGCCCTGTTTCCCCAGAGAAG CTCCATACATGTGAGCAGGCTGGAGCCAGAGCTGCGAGCTCAGATCCATGAGCAAAGCCCCAGCACTGAAGTGGTCTACTACAACAAGGGCCTCTGA
- the SFXN3 gene encoding sideroflexin-3 isoform X5 yields MSAQVPMNMTITGCMLTFYRQTPTVVFWQWVNQSFNAVVNYSNRSGDAPITIGQLGTAYVSATTGAVATALGLKSLTKHLPTLVGRFVPFAAVAAANCINIPLMRQRELQVGIPVTDEEGQRLGHSVTAAKQGIFQVVVSRICMAIPAMAIPPLIMDTLEKKDFLKHRPWLGAPLQVGLVGFCLVFATPLCCALFPQRSSIHVSRLEPELRAQIHEQSPSTEVVYYNKGL; encoded by the exons ATGTCAGCCCAGGTGCCCATGAACATGACCATCACCGGCTGCATGCTCACCTTCTACAGGCAG ACACCAACTGTGGTGTTCTGGCAGTGGGTGAACCAGTCCTTCAATGCTGTTGTTAACTACTCCAACCGCAGTGGTGACGCACCCATCACCATAGG GCAGCTGGGAACAGCTTACGTGAGTGCCACCACTGGGGCTGTGGCCACGGCCCTGGGACTCAAATCCCTCACCAAG CACCTGCCTACCCTGgttggcagatttgtgccctttGCAGCTGTGGCAGCTGCCAACTGCATCAACATCCCCCTGATGAGGCAGAG ggagCTGCAGGTAGGCATCCCAGTAACTGATGAGGAGGGTCAGAGGCTTGGCCACTCGGTGACTGCAGCCAAGCAGGGAATCTTCCAGGTGGTGGTATCAAGAATCTGCATGGCGATTCCTGCCATGG CCATCCCCCCCTTGATCATGGACACTCTAGAGAAGAAAGACTTCCTGAAG CACCGCCCCTGGCTGGGGGCACCCCTGCAGGTGGGACTGGTGGGCTTCTG cctggTATTTGCCACCCCCCTGTGCTGTGCCCTGTTTCCCCAGAGAAG CTCCATACATGTGAGCAGGCTGGAGCCAGAGCTGCGAGCTCAGATCCATGAGCAAAGCCCCAGCACTGAAGTGGTCTACTACAACAAGGGCCTCTGA
- the PDZD7 gene encoding PDZ domain-containing protein 7 isoform X1, translating to MAHGFTVGSHPPGFGDLSSGSLSSLSSRGHLGSDSGSAMRYLLRKQQRLLNGPPRGIRASSPMGRVILINSPIEANSDESDIIHAVRVEKSPAGRLGFSVRGGSEHGLGIFVSKVEEGSSAEQAGLCVGDKITEVNGLSLESTTMGSAVKVLTGSSRLHMMVRRMGRVPGIKFSKEKTTWVDVVNRRLVVEKCSSTPSHSSSEDGVQRIVHLYTTSDDFCLGFNIRGGKEFGLGIYVSKVDHGGLAEENGIKVGDQVLAANGVRFDDISHSQAVELLKGQTHIMLTIKETGRYPAYKEMVSEYCWLDRLSNGVLQQLMPASESSSTTSSCTSSAPYSSVEGSGSLPSDRVDVCLGPEEPSCRGPDWGRADTAMQTEPDVGGHVETWCSVRPTIILRDTAIRSDEPPSARRLDSALSESPKTALLLALSRPRPPITRSQSHLTLWEEKKQRKKKLGTPGEKGVLQRSKTLMNLFFKGGQQGWLAGDGQREARTLDSGSTAKPRPRLDLEKAGGVGPVQKFVTWRLRRDRERGRALLSAKFGSPSSQLPKADERVQAWESRRPLIQDLAQRLLTDDEVLAVTRHCSRYVHEGGVEDLVRPLLAILDRPAKLLLLRDIRSVVAPTDLGRFDSMVMPVELEAFEVLRSRAVWPPALRPARQDTLPKRHLITPVPDSHGGFYLLPVNGFSEEDDDGELREPLEALQVSLGASAPRHPHKGIPPLPDVPVDAFPRRRSTCTPPPVAPRPLRPNWLLTEPPTPEDPLQSQRQGWAQSCSCSRRQGRSPGRRRSPSPAPTAIPSTANGRYHRPRKSRPPLPRPLEGQDAKWGGSQGPFENGTEEAAAKAPSGELKTVTLSKMKQSLGISISGGIESKVQPMVKIEKIFPGGAAFLCGALQAGLELVAVDGESLEQVTHQRAVDTIRRAYRNKAREPMELVVRVPGPDLLLLPSDSSSPSDLRLPTYHSPAR from the exons ATGGCGCACGGTTTCACGGTGGGCTCCCACCCACCGGGCTTTGGAGACCTAAGCTCCGGCTCTCTGAGCTCCCTCTCTTCCCGAGGCCACCTGGGCAGCGACTCGGGCTCTGCAATGCGATACCTGCTGAGGAAGCAGCAGCGGCTGCTGAATGGGCCCCCCCGCGGAATCCGAGCCTCCTCACCCATGGGCCGTGTCATCCTCATCAACTCCCCCATCGAAG CTAACAGTGATGAGAGCGACATCATCCATGCAGTCCGGGTGGAGAAGAGTCCAGCAGGGAGGCTGGGTTTCAGTGTGCGGGGCGGCTCTGAGCATGGGCTGGGCATCTTCGTCAGCAAGGTGGAGGAGGGGAGCAGTGCAG AGCAGGCTGGTCTGTGCGTAGGGGACAAGATCACAGAGGTGAATGGGCTGAGCCTGGAGAGCACAACCATGGGCAGTGCCGTGAAGGTGCTGACGGGCAGCAGCCGCCTACACATGATGGTGAGGCGCATGGGCCGTGTGCCGGGCATCAAATTCTCCAAAGAGAAGACCACATG GGTGGATGTGGTCAATCGGCGGCTGGTAGTGGAGAAGTGCAGTTCGACACCATCCCACAGCAGCTCAGAGGACGGTGTGCAGCGCATAGTCCACCTGTACACAACCTCCGACGACTTCTGTTTGGGCTTCAACATCCGTGGGGGCAAGGAGTTTGGCCTGGGCATCTATGTGTCCAA AGTGGACCATGGTGGGCTGGCTGAGGAGAACGGCATCAAGGTGGGAGACCAGGTCCTGGCGGCCAATGGTGTCAGGTTCGATGACATCAGCCACAGCCAGGCCGTGGAATTGCTGAAGGGCCAAACGCACATCATGTTGACCATCAAG GAGACTGGCCGGTACCCTGCCTACAAAGAGATGGTTTCTGAGTACTGTTGGCTGGACCGAC TGAGCAACGGGGTGCTGCAGCAGCTGATGCCGGCCTCTGAGAGCAGCTCCACTACCTCCTCCTGTACCTCCAGTGCCCCATACAGCTCCGTTGAAGGCTCAGGCTCCCTGCCCTCAGATCGTGTGGATGTCTGCCTGGGGCCTGAGGAGCCCAGCTGTAGGGGCCCAGACTGGGGGCGGGCAGACACAGCCATGCAGACAGAGCCTGACGTGGGGGGCCACGTGGAGACCTGGTGCAGTGTGAGGCCCACCATCATCCTCAGGGACACAGCCATCCGCTCTGATGAACCCCCATCTGCCCGCCGCCTTGACTCTGCACTCTCTGAGTCCCCCAAGACTGCTCTGCTGCTGGCCCTCAGCCGACCCCGGCCCCCCATCACACGCTCTCAGAGCCACCTGACCTTGTGGG AGGAGAAGAAGCAACGGAAGAAGAAGTTGGGGACCCCTGGGGAAAAGGGGGTCCTGCAGCGATCCAAGACACTGATGAACCTCTTCTTCAAGGGAGGGCAGCAGGGGTGGCTGGCAGGGGATGGGCAGAGAGAGGCCCGGACACTGGACAGTGGGAGCACGGCCAAGCCCCGCCCTCGCCTGGACTTGGAGAAAG CAGGGGGAGTGGGGCCCGTGCAGAAGTTTGTCACCTGGAGACTGAGACGCG ACCGGGAGAGGGGCCGGGCCCTGCTCTCTGCTAAGTTTGGGAGTCCCTCCAGCCAACTGCCCAAGGCAGATGAGAGGGTGCAGGCCTGGGAGAGCCGACGGCCCCTTATCCAGGACCTGGCCCAGAGGCTGCTGACTGATGATGAGGTCCTGGCTGTCACCCGCCACTGCTCTCGG TATGTGCATGAGGGTGGCGTGGAGGACCTGGTGAGGCCTCTGCTGGCCATTCTAGACAGGCCTGcgaagctgctgctgctgagggACATCag GAGTGTGGTTGCCCCCACAGACCTTGGCCGCTTCGACAGCATGGTGATGCCCGTGGAGCTGGAGGCTTTTGAGGTGCTCAGAAGCCGAGCAG TATGGCCTCCTGCCTTACGACCAGCCCGGCAGGACACACTGCCCAAGCGCCACCTCATCACCCCTGTGCCTG ACAGCCATGGAGGCTTCTACCTGCTGCCTGTGAATGGTTTCTCAGAGGAAGATGATGATGGGGAACTGAGGGAGCCACTGGAGGCCCTCCAGGTCTCCCTGGGTGCCTCTGCCCCCCGCCACCCTCATAAAGGGATCCCGCCTCTCCCAGATGTGCCAGTAGATGCCTTCCCCAGACGCCGAAGCACCTGCACACCCCCTCCCGTTGCTCCCCGGCCCCTGAGGCCTAACTGGCTGCTGACAGAACCCCCGACCCCGGAGGACCCTCTGCAAAgtcagaggcagggctgggcccagAGCTGCAGTTGCAGCCGGCGCCAAGGCAGGTCCCCCGGACGAAGGCGTTCCCCATCCCCAGCACCTACTGCCATCCCCAGCACAGCCAATGGGCGCTACCACAGGCCTCGGAAGAGCAGGCCCCCTCTGCCACGACCTCTAGAGGGGCAAGACGCTAAGTGGGGGGGCAGTCAAGGGCCCTTTGAGAATGGAACTGAGGAGGCGGCCGCAAAAGCCCCTAGTGGGGAGCTGAAGACAGTTACGCTGTCCAAGATGAAGCAGTCCTTGG GCATCAGCATTTCGGGGGGCATTGAGTCCAAGGTGCAGCCCATGGTGAAGATAGAAAAGATCTTCCCTGGGGGGGCTGCCTTCCTCTGTGGGGCCCTTCAG GCTGGCTTGGAGCTTGTGGCTGTGGATGGAGAGAGCCTGGAGCAGGTGACTCACCAGCGAGCAGTAGACACCATCCGTCGGGCTTATCGAAACAAGGCTCGGGAGCCCATGGAGCTTGTGGTCAGAGTCCCGGGGCCTGACCTGTTACTCTTACCATCTGACTCATCATCCCCCAGTGATCTGCGCCTTCCTACTTACCATTCCCCTGCCCGCTGA
- the PDZD7 gene encoding PDZ domain-containing protein 7 isoform X2, with the protein MAHGFTVGSHPPGFGDLSSGSLSSLSSRGHLGSDSGSAMRYLLRKQQRLLNGPPRGIRASSPMGRVILINSPIEANSDESDIIHAVRVEKSPAGRLGFSVRGGSEHGLGIFVSKVEEGSSAEQAGLCVGDKITEVNGLSLESTTMGSAVKVLTGSSRLHMMVRRMGRVPGIKFSKEKTTWVDVVNRRLVVEKCSSTPSHSSSEDGVQRIVHLYTTSDDFCLGFNIRGGKEFGLGIYVSKVDHGGLAEENGIKVGDQVLAANGVRFDDISHSQAVELLKGQTHIMLTIKETGRYPAYKEMVSEYCWLDRLSNGVLQQLMPASESSSTTSSCTSSAPYSSVEGSGSLPSDRVDVCLGPEEPSCRGPDWGRADTAMQTEPDVGGHVETWCSVRPTIILRDTAIRSDEPPSARRLDSALSESPKTALLLALSRPRPPITRSQSHLTLWAPWVLPHICRGEEATEEEVGDPWGKGGPAAIQDTDEPLLQGRAAGVAGRGWAERGPDTGQWEHGQAPPSPGLGESRGSGARAEVCHLETETRPGEGPGPALC; encoded by the exons ATGGCGCACGGTTTCACGGTGGGCTCCCACCCACCGGGCTTTGGAGACCTAAGCTCCGGCTCTCTGAGCTCCCTCTCTTCCCGAGGCCACCTGGGCAGCGACTCGGGCTCTGCAATGCGATACCTGCTGAGGAAGCAGCAGCGGCTGCTGAATGGGCCCCCCCGCGGAATCCGAGCCTCCTCACCCATGGGCCGTGTCATCCTCATCAACTCCCCCATCGAAG CTAACAGTGATGAGAGCGACATCATCCATGCAGTCCGGGTGGAGAAGAGTCCAGCAGGGAGGCTGGGTTTCAGTGTGCGGGGCGGCTCTGAGCATGGGCTGGGCATCTTCGTCAGCAAGGTGGAGGAGGGGAGCAGTGCAG AGCAGGCTGGTCTGTGCGTAGGGGACAAGATCACAGAGGTGAATGGGCTGAGCCTGGAGAGCACAACCATGGGCAGTGCCGTGAAGGTGCTGACGGGCAGCAGCCGCCTACACATGATGGTGAGGCGCATGGGCCGTGTGCCGGGCATCAAATTCTCCAAAGAGAAGACCACATG GGTGGATGTGGTCAATCGGCGGCTGGTAGTGGAGAAGTGCAGTTCGACACCATCCCACAGCAGCTCAGAGGACGGTGTGCAGCGCATAGTCCACCTGTACACAACCTCCGACGACTTCTGTTTGGGCTTCAACATCCGTGGGGGCAAGGAGTTTGGCCTGGGCATCTATGTGTCCAA AGTGGACCATGGTGGGCTGGCTGAGGAGAACGGCATCAAGGTGGGAGACCAGGTCCTGGCGGCCAATGGTGTCAGGTTCGATGACATCAGCCACAGCCAGGCCGTGGAATTGCTGAAGGGCCAAACGCACATCATGTTGACCATCAAG GAGACTGGCCGGTACCCTGCCTACAAAGAGATGGTTTCTGAGTACTGTTGGCTGGACCGAC TGAGCAACGGGGTGCTGCAGCAGCTGATGCCGGCCTCTGAGAGCAGCTCCACTACCTCCTCCTGTACCTCCAGTGCCCCATACAGCTCCGTTGAAGGCTCAGGCTCCCTGCCCTCAGATCGTGTGGATGTCTGCCTGGGGCCTGAGGAGCCCAGCTGTAGGGGCCCAGACTGGGGGCGGGCAGACACAGCCATGCAGACAGAGCCTGACGTGGGGGGCCACGTGGAGACCTGGTGCAGTGTGAGGCCCACCATCATCCTCAGGGACACAGCCATCCGCTCTGATGAACCCCCATCTGCCCGCCGCCTTGACTCTGCACTCTCTGAGTCCCCCAAGACTGCTCTGCTGCTGGCCCTCAGCCGACCCCGGCCCCCCATCACACGCTCTCAGAGCCACCTGACCTTGTGGG CCCCCTGGGTACTCCCTCATATCTGCAGAGGAGAAGAAGCAACGGAAGAAGAAGTTGGGGACCCCTGGGGAAAAGGGGGTCCTGCAGCGATCCAAGACACTGATGAACCTCTTCTTCAAGGGAGGGCAGCAGGGGTGGCTGGCAGGGGATGGGCAGAGAGAGGCCCGGACACTGGACAGTGGGAGCACGGCCAAGCCCCGCCCTCGCCTGGACTTGGAGAAAG CAGGGGGAGTGGGGCCCGTGCAGAAGTTTGTCACCTGGAGACTGAGACGCG ACCGGGAGAGGGGCCGGGCCCTGCTCTCTGCTAA
- the LZTS2 gene encoding leucine zipper putative tumor suppressor 2: MAIVQTLPVPLEPTPEATTVPQAPAMGSVSSLISGRPCPGGPAPPRHHGPSGPTFFRQQDGLLRGGYPEAQEPLCPAVPPRKAIPGTSFTYINEDFRTESPPSPSSDIEDAREQRARNAHLRGPPPKLIPVSGKLEKNMEKILIRPTAFKPVLPKPRGAPSLPSFPGPRAAGLAGSQGSLTQLFGGPASSSSSSSSSAADKPLTLSGWASGCPSGTLSDSGRNSLSSLPTYSTGGAEPATSSPGGHLPSHGPGQGALPGPVRGAPTGPSHSDSGRSSSSKSTGSMGGRMAGGLLGSGPRASPDSSSCGDRSPPPPPPPPSDEALLHCVLEGKLHDREAELQQLRDSLDESEVTLCQVYEDRQRPWQQEREVLRGDGAARAQRAQQLLQLQVFQLQQEKRQLQDDFAQLLQEREQLERRCAAFEREQRELGPRLEETKWEVCQKSGEISLLKQQLKESQAELVQKGSELVALRVALREARAALRVSEGRVRGLQEAARARELELEACSQELQRHRQEAERLREKAGQLDTEAAGLREPPVPPATADPFLLAESDEAKVQRAAAGVGGSLRAQVERLRVELQQERRRGEEQRDSFEGERLAWQAEKEQVIRYQKQLQHNYIQMYRRNRQLEQELQQLSLELEARELADLGLAEPAPCICLEEITATEI; this comes from the exons ATGGCCATTGTGCAGACTCTGCCGGTGCCACTGGAGCCCACTCCTGAGGCCACCACTGTCCCACAAGCTCCAGCCATGGGTAGCGTGAGCAGCCTCATCTCAGGCCGGCCCTGCCCTGGGGGGCCGGCTCCTCCCCGCCACCATGGCCCCTCTGGGCCCACCTTCTTCCGCCAGCAGGATGGACTGCTGCGGGGTGGTTATCCCGAGGCTCAGGAGCCGCTGTGCCCAGCTGTGCCCCCAAGGAAGGCCATCCCTGGCACCAGCTTCACATACATCAACGAGGACTTCCGGACAGAGTCACCCCCCAGTCCAAGCAGTGATATTGAGGATGCCCGAGAGCAACGGGCACGCAATGCCCATCTCCGTggtcccccacccaagctcatcCCTGTCTCTGGAAAGCTGGAGAAG AACATGGAGAAAATCCTGATCCGTCCAACAGCCTTCAAGCCAGTGCTGCCCAAACCTCGAGGGGCGCCATCCCTACCTAGCTTCCCAGGTCCTCGGGCCGCCGGACTCGCTGGGAGCCAAGGCAGCTTAACACAGCTGTTTgggggccctgcctcctcctcctcttcttcctcctcctctgctgccGACAAACCCCTGACACTGAGTGGCTGGGCTAGTGGCTGCCCATCGGGGACGCTGTCTGACTCTGGCCGAAACTCACTATCCAGCCTGCCCACTTATAGCACCGGGGGTGCTGAGCCAGCCACCAGCTCCCCAGGCGGGCACCTACCCTCCCATGGCCCTGGGCAGGGGGCATTGCCTGGGCCAGTCCGAGGGGCCCCCACTGGGCCATCCCACTCCGACAGTGGCCGATCTTCCTCCAGCAAGAGCACAGGCTCCATGGGAGGCCGCATGGCTGGGGGGCTCTTGGGCAGCGGTCCCCGGGCCTCCCCGGACAGCAGCTCCTGTGGGGACCgctccccgcccccgccccctcccccaccttccgACGAAGCCCTGCTGCACTGTGTCCTGGAAGGAAAGCTCCACGACCGTGAGGCAGAGCTGCAGCAGCTGCGGGACAGTCTGGACGAGAGTGAGGTGACCCTGTGCCAG GTGTACGAGGACCGGCAGCGGCCCTGGCAGCAGGAGCGGGAGGTGCTGCGAGGAGACGGGGCAGCCCGGGCACAGCGGGCGCAGCAGCTGCTGCAGCTGCAGGTGTTTCAGCTGCAGCAGGAGAAGCGGCAGCTGCAGGATGACTTTGCGCAGCTGCTGCAGGAACGGGAGCAGCTGGAGCGGCGCTGTGCCGCCTTTGAGCGGGAGCAGCGGGAACTTGGGCCCCGGCTGGAGGAGACCAAGTGGGAG GTGTGCCAGAAGTCAGGTGAAATCTCCCTGCTGAAGCAGCAACTGAAGGAGTCTCAGGCAGAGCTGGTGCAGAAGGGCAGTGAGCTGGTAGCCCTGAGAGTGGCACTTCGGGAGGCCCGGGCAGCGCTGCGGGTTAGTGAGGGCCGGGTGCGGGGCCTTCAGGAGGCTGCCCGAGCtcgggagctggagctggaggccTGCTCCCAAGAGCTGCAGCGGCACCGCCAGGAAGCTGAGCGGCTACGGGAGAAAGCTGGGCAGTTGGACACCGAGGCAGCCGGCCTACGGGAACCCCCTGTGCCACCTGCCACTGCTGACCCATTCCTCCTGGCAGAGAGTGATGAGGCCAAGGTACAGCGGGCAGCAGCTGGGGTCGGGGGCAGCCTGCGGGCCCAAGTGGAGAGGTTGCGGGTGGAACTCCAGCAGGAGCGGCGGAGAGGTGAGGAGCAGCGGGACAGCTTCGAGGGGGAGCGGCTAGCCTGGCAGGCAGAGAAGGAGCAGGTGATCCGCTACCAGAAGCAGCTGCAACACAACTACATCCAGATGTACCGGCGTAACCGACAGCTGGAACAGGAGCTGCAGCAGCTCAGCCTGGAGCTGGAGGCCCGAGAGCTGGCCGACCTGGGCCTGGCCGAGCCGGCCCCCTGCATCTGCCTGGAGGAGATCACTGCCACTGAGATCTAA